The following are encoded together in the Oryzias melastigma strain HK-1 linkage group LG17, ASM292280v2, whole genome shotgun sequence genome:
- the LOC112147661 gene encoding myosin-9, giving the protein MSGVEPLSSPNKKERNSQHDLGAVCSDAPSPVVTRIIHRISEMKKLMESWCQQSGEDETNQNKVLHGKTLEQKVNGVLAEALHLTERLEADRQNAEKALLQEKEKSRFLKNKFASISTWRQKEHSSDIQKENDTYRKDIKQLKSQLRLERKKLNQTQEKLSRATVLNQHLQEDLSFVQKQILIVTEDLEHQNDLIDQLKTTQAQADDVCSETRHDLLQAQEKLKVARVDADKEKLLMECELLPMRKRTEERLEELKQLKTAEKNLISEIKDTEGNVDLIEKTCALLSRRIPQIEECEKCEKDKVSQLKLQIEDKILKNRKLSSVKEDIEETKRKGMAEVSSIEEQLQSKHEAVERLLKGNIDYEQKIEDCKMKICQSEKTLKQINKETKDVLLDISDTEEQQKTSAKQLMQVAAQHRNSQNELKEKKQLSLSQERRAKAEIDDLNRELSDLMTVEESYKVELENVNTEMKEKQISSDQINQDLQKEFEDAALKVKDLEANVKEIQQMTEKLEEIQSDHKKMLVELKQEKQLKCDQLNAALDLFESTTKRCDIILGRITDLMNECEDCHNAADQMDKNVEHMQEEIAGLQMDLSVVEFKHKSAAHIMRILRSDVKACKERTQRSVQTHTTLVIARRKQMQDTKEALKAALVENQLFSDKYKRLQKTLMEARREAVSALSEQNRSHQAFHYYTQLSMMQKRMHKAFEKYLKQRSLHSQAELDRCQALSEETYQKIKAAEEKLSEEIRLISEFLESVTDDSATTDDAG; this is encoded by the exons aTCTTGGAGCTGTCTGCTCCGATGCTCCCTCGCCAGTCGTCACCAGGATTATCCACCGTATCTCCGAGATGAAGAAGCTAATGGAAAGCTGGTGTCAACAG TCTGGAGAAGATGAGACAAACCAGAACAAGGTGCTCCACGGTAAGACTCTAGAGCAGAAGGTGAATGGCGTGCTGGCAGAGGCGCTGCACCTGACTGAGCGTTTGGAGGCGGATCGTCAGAACGCAGAAAAGGCCCTCctccaagaaaaagaaaagagtcgATTTTTGAAGAATAAATTTGCCTCGATTTCAACCTGGAGGCAAAAGGAGCATTCCTCGGATATCCAGAAAG aGAACGACACATACAGGAAAGACATCAAGCAATTAAAGAGTCAGCTTAGACTTGAACGAAAGAAGCTCAACCAAACCCAAGAAAAGCTGTCCCGCGCCACGGTTCTGAACCAGCACCTACAGGAGGACTTGAGCTTCGTCCAAAAACAAATTCTGATCGTGACAGAAGATCTGGAGCACCAGAATGACCTCATAGATCAGTTAAAGACGACACAAGCTCAG GCGGACGACGTTTGCTCAGAAACACGACACGATCTTCTCCAAGCTCAGGAGAAGTTAAAAGTGGCACGAGTTGACGCCGACAAAGAGAAGCTGTTAATGGAGTGTGAGCTGCTGCCGATGCGGAAACGAACCGAGGAAAGATT GGAAGAATTAAAGCAGTTAAAGACGGCTGAGAAAAACCTGATATCTGAGATTAAGGACACTGAAGGGAACGTGGATCTTATTGAAAAAACTTGTGCGCTCTTAAGTCGGCGAATTCCTCAAATAGAAGAGTGtgagaaatgtgaaaaagaCAAG gtttcacaACTAAAACTTCAAATAGAAGATAAAATACTGAAGAACAGAAAACTGAGTTCAGTAAAGGAGGACATTGAGGAAACA AAACGTAAAGGAATGGCAGAAGTTTCCAGCATAGAAGAACAGCTTCAATCAAAGCATGAAGCGGTTGAACGCCTCCTCAAAGGAAACATCGACTATGAGCAGAAGATAGAGGACTGCAAGATGAAGATCTGTCAGAG TGAAAAAACGTTGAAGCAGATCAACAAAGAGACGAAAGACGTCCTCCTGGACATCAGCGACACCGAGGAGCAGCAAAAAACGTCTGCAAAGCAACTGATGCAAGTTGCAGCTCAACACCGGAACAGCCAAAACGAGCTGAAAGAAAAGAAGCAGCTCAGTCTATCGCAGGAACGAAGGGCCAAG GCAGAAATCGATGATTTAAATCGAGAGCTGTCCGATCTGATGACTGTGGAGGAATCTTATAAG GTTGAGCTCGAGAACGTCAATACCGAAATGAAGGAAAAGCAAATAAGTTCGGACCAAATCAATCAAGATCTTCAAAAAGAGTTTGAGGATGCAGCCTTGAAAGTTAAAGATCTGGAAGCAAATGTCAAG gaaatCCAGCAAATGACAGAAAAGTTGGAGGAAATTCAGTCTGATCATAAGAAGATGCTGGTCGAACTGAAGCAGGAGAAACAACTCAAATGTGACCAGCTGAACGCTGCTCTG GATTTATTTGAATCCACCACAAAGAGATGTGATATCATTTTGGGAAGGATCACCGACCTCATGAATGAATGTGAGGATTGTCACAACGCCGCAGATCAAATGGACAAAAACGTCGAGCACATGCAGGAAGAAATTGCAGGACTGCA GATGGATCTTAGCGTGGTGGAGTTCAAACACAAATCAGCTGCTCACATTATGAGAATCCTGAGGTCTGATGTCAAAGCGTGCAAAGAACGAACTCAGCGATCTGTGCAGACACACACGACTCTGGTTATAGCAAGAAGAAAGCAAATGCAAGACACTAAA GAAGCTCTAAAAGCTGCACTGGTAGAGAACCAGCTGTTTTCAGATAAATACAAACGACTTCAGAAGACCCTCATGGAGGCCAGACGGGAGGCAGTTTCTGCCCTGAGTGAACAGAACCGTTCACATCAGGCGTTTCACTATTACACTCAG CTCTCTATGATGCAGAAGAGGATGCACAAAGCTTTTGAGAAATACTTAAAACAACGCAGCCTCCACAGCCAGGCTGAACTGGACCGGTGCCAGGCTCTTTCCGAAGAGACCTACCAGAAAATCAAAGCAGCCGAG